The following nucleotide sequence is from Lentimicrobiaceae bacterium.
AAACTGAGGGATTTCCAGGTTTTATAACAAGGTCTTTATAATTTCCCATTGAAGTTAAAGTCCAGGTAAATCCGCCATCAGTTGACTTGTAAAACCCGTTGCTTGCAGCAGCAAATATTATTGAATGATTTGTAGGATGAATAAGCAATTTGCCAATAGTTGCATCTTCCATTCCCAAATTATAAGGAAGCCAGTTTATGCCTCCGTCAACACTTTTCCACACACCTAAACCTGGGGCATCGCCGGCATCACGGTCACCGGTTCCAATGTAAATAGTCTGAGGATTAGTATAATCAACTGCAATAGCCGAAACTCCGAGGGTAAGCAAATGGTCAGTCAACACACTCCATGTTGAACCAGCATCTGTTGATACCCAAAGCCCTCCCGAAGGGGCTCCGATGTAAATAGTTTGTGGATCGTTCGGATGAAAAGCGACAGCATTTACCCTTCCAAGTCCTTTATAACCTTTGCCCAAAGGAATCTGTGATGGACCAAGGCTAACCCAGTTACCACTTAACGATTTGGCTCCATCAGCATTTCCCAGGTACTTTTGATATGCTTTTAAAACAGCATTGTTTGCCGGTCGCTCGCCGGTGGGAGAAACTCGATTTTGCATCATATATTCCCAACGTTTAAAGGGTTTCCATCCTTTGGAGCGGGTTACAGGACGGTTTTCCCAATATTTATTGAAAGCCGACTGTACCGAAAAAAAGTTTACTGACGGATCCTGCATCATCTCTATCCAGTAAGGGTAGTTGCTGGTATCCTGGGGTGGTAGTGTATTGCTCTGCTGCGAAAAGCCCACTATGGAAGCGAACAAAAAGGCTACTAATAAGTTAAATTTATTCATGGTTTTATTATTTTAACGAAAAAAGTTTACAAAAATACAATTATTTAGTTCTAATGGGAAAACTTGTCAAGCTATTGAATCACCGCGACTTTATAATATTATTATCATTCATTGCCGGGTTATTATTGGGTGAAAAAATCCGATTTTTATCACAAATTTCAATGATTACACTCGGAATAGTGATGGTAGCTGCCACTTCCGGATTTAGTTTTTAATCATGGATGCCTGTAAAAAATGCTATCAAACCTCTTTTGGTTTCAATACTGCTTAATTTTGTTGTTTTCAGCACAGTAATCATTGGATTTGCATCCATCTTTACACCTGAAACGGCTTTGTTTACAGGTTTTATACTCATTGCAGCCGCCCCGCCGGGACCATCGGTAATTCCTTTTTCGGCATCAATGAAAGGAGATATTCATTTTTCAATTACTGGAGTGTTTGGGACACACCTTGCAGCAATATTTCTTACACCAGCAATACTTTATCTCTTTCTTGGGAAATCACTGATTCCTCCCGCAAAAATTTTTGGGATGATGACATTATTAATCATTATTCCTCTTGTAATTTCAAGGTTTTTACGACACAAAAAAATACAGCCAATAGTAGAAAAATACAGGGGAAGAGTCATCAACTGGGGATTCTTTTTCGTAATTATGCCCATCATAGGACTAAGCAGGGATAATTTTATTCACCAGCCGGGGTTATTGTTACACGTTTCGCTGGTATGTTTTGCGGCGATGTTTGTTTTGGGTTTTGTTTACGTTATTTTTCTTAACTATTTCAAATCAGGCTGGGGCTTTACAGTAAGTTCTACCCTTATGTTGGTAACAAAAAATTCTGCATTTTCATCTGTAACAGCAATGACCTTTTTTGGAGAAAAATCCGCTTTTCTCTCTGCAGTTTTAGGTGTCTTTGTAACTTTGTTCATAATAACTTTCGGCTCAATTATGCGTTGGAAATGGAAAAAATACTTACCTTAACTACGTGCCCGGAAGTTTTTGAAAATTTTATTTCTCAAATTTTTTCAGCGCCAGCAATATCGCTCTGTATGACAAATAAATAACTAAAGGTAAACTGAAAAACCAACAAATAGATATTACATACATTTTTTTCTTTTTTAAGTTAATACAAGTGTTCTTCTTCATCCAACTCGGCAAGGTCAATGGGTTTTTTATTGATGGATTTCCATGCCCAGTAAATATAAGCAAGTACAAATGGCACAAGCAACGACACGTAAGCCATTACAGTAAGGGTATAATGACTCGAGGAAGCATTTTCAATGGTTAACGAATCCTGTAAGTCAAATGTAGAAGGATAAAAAGCAGTGTTATTGAACCCTGCTATCAGGAAAAGCGAAAACACCGTAAGGATGGTTCCTATGCTTGAATACCAGATGCTGGAAGTAGACTTTTTAAAAAATGACAAATATACCGACACCAGTACAAACGCTACTCCTCCCAAAAACAGAAGCGATACAATCGGCATTTCCAATAAGTTATGAAGATATTTGTAGGGTTCCATTACCACTTCACGCGTGTCTGCCTGGTAAGCAAAACCTTTTTGGGTAAACAACAATCCAATAAACAAAAGGAAAAAAACCAGAAACGGAACAATGGCATAAGCCAGTTGCCGGTGCACTCGCAAATAAATTGCTTTGTTTTTTATATTGTTCATAAAATACTGAAGTCCAAGCATACGTGCCAAAAAAAAGATGGCAAGTCCCAGCAAAAGATTCTGAAAATTGAAAGCCGCTTCTATTCCGTGAAGTGGAGTTTCCCAACGCGACTGGTTGAGTTCGTTTACCGAAAATTGTGAACCGGTGAAAAAAGTGGATACGGCAGTTCCGATAAGGATGGTTCCCAATAATCCGTTAATAAACAGAAAAGTTTCATAGGTTTTCTGCCCCAAAAAATTATGTGGTTTTGTGCGGTATTCATAGGATATCGCCTGGATTACAAAACTGAAAAGAATAAGCATCCACACCCAATAAGCTCCGCCAAAACTTGTTGCATAAAACAAAGGAAAGGAAGCAAAAAAAGCACCTCCAAAAGTAACAAGGGTGGTAAAGGTAAATTCCCATTTTCTTCCCAAAGAATTTACCAGAAGAGTACGCTCATTTTCATTTTTCCCCAAAATATAGATAAGGGTACCTCCACCCTGCACAAACATTAGAAAAACAAGAATGCCAGCTAAAAATGAGATGATTACCCACCAGTACTGCTGCAAAGCTAATAATGATAAAGTTTCAAACATGGCTATATTCTCCTATTCTTTAGGTCCTATTTTGATTTGATGAGATAAAATTTTGATTTCTGCTATCATCAAAGCTGTGAAAACAACCGCAAACAACCAGAAAGTAATTTTAACCGACATGGCGTCTATTTGCGAAATTGCCGAAAGAGTCGGCATCAAATCCTGTATCACCCAGGGTTGCCGCCCCATTTCGGCTGTAATCCACCCTGCCTGTGAGGCAATGTAAGCCAGCGGGATGCTAATTACAGCCATTCTGAGCCAGCTTTTGGAAGTATCGAGAGTATTTCTGTATAATTTGTACAAAAAAATCAGGAATAACAGTACAAAAAAGAAGCCGATTCCGACCATTAGATGAAAACTGTAAAATGTCAGCGGGATACTTGGTACAAGATCATTTACTTGCGTAAAATAGCCGTAACCAAAATACTTGTAATTAGCTTCCAGAACTTTTTTACAACTGTCAGCCGCAACAACATTATTGACTTTCATAGCTTTTTTATACCCTGCAAGGGCATTTATAGCCAGTTTTCCCTTTTCCATTTTTTCTGTTGCCGAAATAATCCCCCTTTCGCTGTTGCCATTCAGTAAATCGTTGATCCCGGGAACATATGCATTTAAATCTCCGAATGCCAGATAGGAAAGAAAATTTGGAATTTCTATTTTAAAGGCAAAATCTTTCATATTTTTGTTTGTGGGATCAATTTTCGATTCAGACATTAAGCCTATGGCTACCAGTCCGGCTCCCTCCTGCCCTTTGTATAATCCTTCGAAAGCAGCAAATTTCATTGGCTGATGTTTGGCTATAGTTTTGGCAGAACTATCGCCTGAGACAATTGTGTAAATGGACATAATCAATCCAAAAACAGAAGCTATCAAAATGCTGCGACGTGCGAACAACTGATGCCGCTTCCGAAGCAGGAACCAAGAGCTTACCCCAACAACAAATACCGACGAAAGCAAATAAGAGGAAGTTACGGTATGTAAAAATTTATGCACCGCCATAGGCGAAAAAAGCACATCCCCAAAATTTAACATTTCATTGCGGGCGGTATCTGGATTAAAATGCATACCTACCGGCAATTGCATCCATGCATTGGCAACGAGTATCCATAAGGCAGATAAATTAGCACCTACGGCTACCAGCCAGGTTGACATCAGATGAAATTTCGGAGATACCTTTTGCCAACCGAAAAACATAACCGCTATAAATGTAGACTCGATAAAAAATGCCATAATGCCTTCTATGGCAAGCGGTGCGCCAAATATATCCCCCACAAACCAAGAATAATTCGACCAATTGGTGCCAAATTCAAATTCAAGAATGATTCCGGTAGCTATACCTATGGCAAAATTGATACCGAAAAGAGTCATCCAAAATTTGGTAATTTTTTTCCATTCAGGATTGCCGGTTCGTACATATATCGTCTCCATGATAGCGATGATGAATGAAATACCAAGCGTGAGAGGTACAAATAACCAGTGATACATGGCAGTAAGTGCAAATTGCCCCCGCGACCATTCCACTAATGATGGGTCAATCAATTCTGTCATATTTTATTGTGTTTTGGTGAGTTGTTCAATTACGTATTCGCTTCTCTGGGCATCATTGTCAAATTTTGTTTTAAGAAAATCCTTAAAGAAAAATAATTTTAATACTACAAACATGACAAAAAGCTTAATGAATATAATTAACCACAGCTTTCTCCCAACGGTCATGCTGCGAAAACCATCGTAATAAAAGTAAAATATTTTTTTAAAAAAATTCATTTAAGCATTAAAGTAATTAAGGATGTAAATATATAATTATTTTTATTACCAACAGTAAAAATACAACTTTCCCACAAAAAAATTTTAACATGTTTTGTTAAGTGTTTTTCTGCCTTGCTTTGCAGTCCTAAATAACAAAATATAAAAACAGACAACTAAAATACTATAACAGAATAGCCTATAACAATTATAAGAAACACCAATAGAACGAAAAGATAGCCAAGATGTAATAAAAATATTTTAATAAATGTCTTTCCCAGGCTTTGAGAGTAAACTTTTTTTAATGCAAGGTAAAGGTAAACAGATATAATAGGTAAAATAAGCAGGAAAGAAATTTCCGTTATCGGCGAAAAAAATTCCCTAATCAGAAAAAGCATAAAAATAAAGCTATGAAAATTAAAAGAGAAAATTAGATGGTTGAAATAATTTGTTTTTCGCCGGATATAAAAAATCTTTAACAAACCGGCAAAAAAGGGAATGATCAGAAAGACCATTTTAGAAATGACATGGTTCAACTCTTCTATAAATAATTCTGGTCCAGATAAATTAATTTTAATATATTGTTTTGCAGTAAACTGACGTATCCTGCTTGCATCCGGAAATTCTTTTTTGATAAACTTATCAATGCCTTCTTTTTTTACTTTTTCACGTAAAGTATCCGGATTCATCGAATTCAGTTTCTGAAGAGAAGGATTATTGGTTGTAATTTGGAAAGTATTTGGCGATTTACCTTCTTGAATTCCGGTATTTTTATTCGTAACCGTTGGCTCAAATTCCGAATCTTTTTTTTCAGACAACATTCCTGCAACAAAAAAATAAACTACACTGATAAACAAGAACATTTTAAAGGGATGGAAAAACCGCTGCCGTTTGCCTTCCAGATATTCCTTGGTAAGAAGTCCCGGTTTAAACAATAATGGAACGATGGTATGTACAAATTTTGAATCGAAATGAAAGAAGTCGCCAACCGATTCCACAAAAAATTTCTTCACCGAAAAATCTTTCTCATTGAGCCACTTCTGTCCGCAATGGGAACAAAAACGATCCTTCGCCCCCATTGATTCATTGCAATTGGGACATATGTTTTCCTTTATCTCGTTTTCCATTGAATATTTTTTCAAAAATAAAAAATATTTACAATTGCAAGAAACAGTA
It contains:
- a CDS encoding cytochrome ubiquinol oxidase subunit I; amino-acid sequence: MTELIDPSLVEWSRGQFALTAMYHWLFVPLTLGISFIIAIMETIYVRTGNPEWKKITKFWMTLFGINFAIGIATGIILEFEFGTNWSNYSWFVGDIFGAPLAIEGIMAFFIESTFIAVMFFGWQKVSPKFHLMSTWLVAVGANLSALWILVANAWMQLPVGMHFNPDTARNEMLNFGDVLFSPMAVHKFLHTVTSSYLLSSVFVVGVSSWFLLRKRHQLFARRSILIASVFGLIMSIYTIVSGDSSAKTIAKHQPMKFAAFEGLYKGQEGAGLVAIGLMSESKIDPTNKNMKDFAFKIEIPNFLSYLAFGDLNAYVPGINDLLNGNSERGIISATEKMEKGKLAINALAGYKKAMKVNNVVAADSCKKVLEANYKYFGYGYFTQVNDLVPSIPLTFYSFHLMVGIGFFFVLLFLIFLYKLYRNTLDTSKSWLRMAVISIPLAYIASQAGWITAEMGRQPWVIQDLMPTLSAISQIDAMSVKITFWLFAVVFTALMIAEIKILSHQIKIGPKE
- a CDS encoding DUF3667 domain-containing protein, which codes for MENEIKENICPNCNESMGAKDRFCSHCGQKWLNEKDFSVKKFFVESVGDFFHFDSKFVHTIVPLLFKPGLLTKEYLEGKRQRFFHPFKMFLFISVVYFFVAGMLSEKKDSEFEPTVTNKNTGIQEGKSPNTFQITTNNPSLQKLNSMNPDTLREKVKKEGIDKFIKKEFPDASRIRQFTAKQYIKINLSGPELFIEELNHVISKMVFLIIPFFAGLLKIFYIRRKTNYFNHLIFSFNFHSFIFMLFLIREFFSPITEISFLLILPIISVYLYLALKKVYSQSLGKTFIKIFLLHLGYLFVLLVFLIIVIGYSVIVF
- the cydB gene encoding cytochrome d ubiquinol oxidase subunit II — translated: MFETLSLLALQQYWWVIISFLAGILVFLMFVQGGGTLIYILGKNENERTLLVNSLGRKWEFTFTTLVTFGGAFFASFPLFYATSFGGAYWVWMLILFSFVIQAISYEYRTKPHNFLGQKTYETFLFINGLLGTILIGTAVSTFFTGSQFSVNELNQSRWETPLHGIEAAFNFQNLLLGLAIFFLARMLGLQYFMNNIKNKAIYLRVHRQLAYAIVPFLVFFLLFIGLLFTQKGFAYQADTREVVMEPYKYLHNLLEMPIVSLLFLGGVAFVLVSVYLSFFKKSTSSIWYSSIGTILTVFSLFLIAGFNNTAFYPSTFDLQDSLTIENASSSHYTLTVMAYVSLLVPFVLAYIYWAWKSINKKPIDLAELDEEEHLY
- a CDS encoding DUF4492 domain-containing protein; amino-acid sequence: MNFFKKIFYFYYDGFRSMTVGRKLWLIIFIKLFVMFVVLKLFFFKDFLKTKFDNDAQRSEYVIEQLTKTQ